In one Carassius carassius chromosome 14, fCarCar2.1, whole genome shotgun sequence genomic region, the following are encoded:
- the srfb gene encoding serum response factor b, producing the protein MLSSQSSAALSGSGSAAGKSAGHGGMVMGAGVRAGFARGLGPMGFGIPGRFEPDKEGPPHVCSGSDADSDSGDEDELMGSVGDNRRGGGVKRERAEMEAAMVGPEAGLPSAALAAGASGAKPGKKTRGRVKIKMEFIDNKLRRYTTFSKRKTGIMKKAYELSTLTGTQVLLLVASETGHVYTFATRKLQPMITSETGKALIQTCLNSPDSPPRSDPSMDQRMSATGFEETDLTYQVSESESLGETKDALKPVGSTSVPSSTSSPSFPITSYLPAAGNTAKSTGVMQLPAGFTFMSGSPFAPGTPAIPLGQSITGSSSGVSQGSPQGQQAVFRLPATVSLTGGGMPQQLQSIQVQSSGQSNCNSSSAPQTSGTQTHTDTDTHTHTHTHTHTHTHTHTHTQTHTHTHRHTHTHTDTHTHTHTHTHTDTYTHTDTQTHRHTQTHTHTHIQTHTHKVKCVRSRCGVFLMSVCLLQMVIGQQSSGSSSSLTELQVINMNASQNAKNH; encoded by the exons ATGTTATCCAGCCAGAGCTCCGCGGCTCTGAGTGGAAGCGGATCAGCGGCGGGGAAGAGCGCAGGCCACGGCGGGATGGTGATGGGCGCCGGGGTGCGCGCGGGGTTCGCTCGGGGGCTGGGGCCGATGGGGTTTGGGATCCCAGGGAGGTTCGAGCCGGATAAAGAGGGACCCCCGCACGTGTGCAGCGGCTCCGACGCGGACTCTGACTCCGGCGATGAGGACGAGCTCATGGGGTCAGTCGGGGACAACCGGAGAGGAGGCGGCGTTAAGCGGGAGAGAGCGGAGATGGAAGCCGCGATGGTGGGACCTGAGGCCGGCTTGCCCTCCGCGGCGCTCGCGGCTGGAGCGTCTGGAGCGAAACCGGGCAAAAAGACTCGCGGCAGAGTGAagataaagatggagtttatagACAACAAACTGCGACGGTACACGACCTTCAGCAAGAGGAAGACCGGCATCATGAAGAAG gCGTATGAGCTCTCCACGCTCACTGGGACTCAGGTTCTGCTGCTGGTGGCCAGCGAGACGGGGCACGTCTACACCTTCGCCACTCGGAAGCTGCAGCCCATGATCACCAGCGAGACGGGCAAAGCTCTGATCCAAACCTGCCTGAACTCTCCAGACTCTCCGCCGCGCTCCGACCCGTCCATGGACCAGCGCATGAGCGCCACGGGCTTCGAGGAGACGGACCTCACCTACCAGGTGTCTGAGTCTGAGAGTCTGGGAGAAACCAAG GACGCTCTGAAGCCAGTGGGCAGCACCAGCGTCCCCAGCTCCACCAGCAGCCCATCCTTCCCCATCACCAGCTACCTGCCAGCCGCCGGGAACACAGCAAAGAGCACCGGAGTCATGCAGCTGCCTGCAGGATTCACCTTCATGTCAG GCTCTCCGTTTGCTCCCGGGACTCCTGCGATTCCTCTCGGTCAGAGCATCACGGGGTCATCGTCCGGTGTGTCTCAGGGGTCACCGCAGGGTCAGCAGGCCGTGTTTCGTCTGCCGGCCACCGTCTCACTGACCG gtggaGGGATGCCGCAGCAGCTCCAGAGCATCCAGGTCCAGTCCAGCGGTCAGTCAAACTGCAACAGCTCCAGCGCTCCACAGACCTCaggtacacagacacacacagacacagacacacacacacacacacacacacacacacacacacacacacacacacacacacacacacagacacacacacacacacacagacacacacacacacacacagacacacacacacacacacacacacacacacacacagacacatacacacacacagacacacagacacacagacacacacagacacacacacacacacacatacagacacacacacac AAAGTGAAGTGTGTGAGGAGCAGGTGTGGAGTGTTTCTGATGAGCGTCTGTCTCCTGCAGATGGTGATTGGTCAGCAGTCCAGCGGCAGCAGCAGTAGTCTGACCGAGCTCCAGGTCATTAATATGAACGCCTCACAGAACGCCAAAAACCACTGA
- the LOC132156454 gene encoding transmembrane protein 254-like: MARSDSSSYFRRSSLFWMMVVTASLSFFTWTVFWPQDVPYSSLGPLGALAKHFVDYHYPVMYYGWFLTWLIHLFEALFALKVCSDKGIDSSSTRLLWFTQTFLFGFASLGLLIKYKPDGRPKRQ; this comes from the exons ATGGCCAGAAGTGACAGTAGCTCGTACTTCAGGAGATCCAGTCTGTTCTGGATGATGGTCGTCACGGCTTCTTTGAGCTTTTTCACG TGGACGGTGTTTTGGCCTCAGGACGTCCCGTACAGCAGTCTGGGTCCTCTGGGCGCTCTGGCCAAGCATTTCGTGGACTATCATTATCCTGTGATGTATTATGG ATGGTTTCTGACGTGGCTCATCCATCTGTTCGAGGCTTTGTTTGCGCTGAAGGTCTGCAG tgATAAAGGCATCGACAGCTCGTCCACACGCTTGCTGTGGTTCACTCAGACGTTTCTGTTTGGTTTCGCGTCTCTGGGTCTTCTGATCAAATACAAGCCGGACGGCCGACCCAAACGCCAGTGA